TGCTTACTTCCACCAACTAAACGCCCAACGATAATCGCTGTTCCCATTCCAATCGCGATAGCAAATAAATATGTGAACATGGAAATATTGGTTGCGTATTGTCTAGCGGCTAATGAATCAGCCCCTAAATACGTTGCGTAGTATAGAAAGACAATTTGACAAGCTTGGTACATGACTTGCTCAAAGGCAGAAGGAATTCCGATTTTTAAGATTTTTCCTACATATTCTTTCGATAGAGTAAAGTAATAGGTCAATTTGACGCGGTATTCCATCACACGATAAAGCAACCAGAAGAAGACAATCAATGCGATCAGTCGGCTGAATGCAGAAGATATCGCCGCTCCTTGTACTCCAAGTTCAGGCATACCGAACTTTCCGAAAATCAGCATATAGTTTCCAGCAATATGAAGAATATTCATTCCGAATGAAATAAACATGGCTTGTTTTGTAAATCCATGTACACGAATAATAGCAGCAAGTGAATTAATAATTGCTTGAAGAAAAATTGCTCCGCCAACAATGGATAAATAATTTTGAGCGTAAATTAATACATCACCTTGTAAATTCATTGCCGCCATCATATGTTTTGCAAACAAAAGAAAACCGGCGCTTATTACAAGCCCGACTACCAAGTTTAATGTAACTGCTAGTGCTGATATTTTAGAGGCTTCCATATATCGTTTCGATCCGAGGTATTGAGATACAACAATCGCAGCGCCGTTTCCGATTACTTCCAGTACTAATATTGCAATGTGGAGATATTGATTGGCTGCACCAACGCCTGATACAGCATCATCAGATAATGCACTTAACATAAACGTATCGGCAATCCCCATTAACATAAACAGAAAAACTTCTAAAAAAATAGGCCAAGTTAAGAAAAATAAATTTAACTTCTCCTCTTTTATATCTTTTGCATGAAGAGCTGTCATTACGTCCCCCTCTTTACAAACATTGTTTTTTAGCAAAGTGTATCTTATCATACTTTATTAACACTTGCATGCATTTTGTTGCGTAATTTATAAAGTTTTTAAACGCGATTTTTCTAGTTAGAATGATTATACAAGTATATCTATGTTTATAAGAAGTGGTTATATTTTGATAATTTTAAGTTACGAAAGCGAAAGAAGTTTTTTTGTATTATAAATAGAAAAAACAGTAATATAAAACGTTTACAAAGAAGTTTATAATAACAGAAAATTTTAATGAAATAGAAAAAAGATACCAAAAAATTATATTTATGTGTATAATATAAATTGTTGGAATATACATATATTTCTTTTTGTTCGAAAATGAAAAGGTTAACATTTGTAGGGGGATGGAATTATGAGGAAAAAACTACCGATTTTCGTAGCATCTACGATGGCAGTAAGTATGGTGTTAGGGGCATGTAGTTATCAAAAAGATGAACCGAAGGCAAAAGGGACTAGCGGTAAAAGCGGTGCAAAGCAAGTCTTAAATTTAATTGAAACACAAGAAATTCCAACGATGGATCCAGCTTTATCAGCCGATTCGCTTTCTGCCGAAGTAATGAATAATACAATGGAAGGATTGTATCGCCTTGGAAAAGGAGATAAATTAGTTCCAGGAATCGCGACAGAATTTAAAAAATCAGATGACGGTAAGAAATATACATTTACATTACGGAAAGATGCGAAATGGTCTAACGGAGATCTTGTAACAGCGAAAGATTTTGAATATGCATGGAAGCGAGCAATTAATCCTGATACGGCTGCAAAATCTGCATATATGATGTACGATATAAAAAATGCTGAAAAGATTAATAAAAAAGAAATGGCACCGGATCAATTAGGGGTAAAAGCCATTAATGATTATACATTGGAAGTAGAATTAGAGCATGCTGTACCATATTTTGTAGACTTATTAATATATCCTTTATTTTATCCTGTAAATGAAAAGTATGTAACAGAGCAAGGGGATAAATTTGGACTAGAAGCGAACACAACACTTTACAACGGTCCATTTGTATTGAGTGAGTGGAAACATGAGAGAAGCTTCCAGATGAAAAAGAATCCATCTTATTGGGAGCATAAAGAAGTAAAATTAGAAGAAGTGAATTTTAATATTGTAAAAGACACAGCTACACCGATTAATTTATATGAAACAAAAGCGGTAGATCGTGCTATATTATTGGCAGAATTTATCGATAAATATAAAGGAAAACCAGACTTTAAAACATTTGAAGAAACAACAGTATTCTTCCTTCGTTTAAATCAAAAAGATCCAGCATTAGCGAATAAAAATATTCGTAAGGCCATTTCGCTTGCTTTTGATAGAAAACCATTTGTGGAGACAATCTTAAACAATGGATCTACAGCAGCAACAGGGTTAATCCCGGGAAATTTCATGTTTGGGCCGAATAAAAAAGATTTCCGGGTGGAAAATGGTGACATTGTGAAACCAAATATAAAAGAAGCTCAAAAATATTGGGAAGCGGGTAAAAAAGAGCTTGGTAAAAATGAAATTGAATTAGAATTATTAAATGAAGATGTGGAATTGTCGAAAAAAACAGGTGAGTATTTAAAAGGGGAATTAGAAAAGAACTTACCAGGTTTAACGCTGAAAATAAAGCAACAACCATTTGCGCAAAAATTAAAACTAGAAGGTGCTGGCGACTATGTCATGTCATTCACTGGTTGGAGTGCTGATTTTCCAGATCCAATTTCATACCTTGATATGTTTGTAACAGGTGGCACACAAAATAAAATGGGATACTCGAATCCAAAATATGATGAAATAATTATGAAGGCAAAGAAAAATGGGAACGATGCAAATGCTCGCTGGAAAAGCTTACTTACAGCAGAAAAGATGCTGCTAGAAGATGCAGCGATTGTACCAGTATACCAGCGCGGAAGAGCGTATTTACAAAGAGAAACAGTTAAGGATCTATACTTTCATAAATATGGAGGAGATTTAAGCTTTAAATGGACATCTGTTGAATAATTAAATCATTTCGTTAAAAAGGAAGAAACAGGAGTCAAACGGCTCCTGTTTCTTAATACACACGTTTTTTATAAATATCGTTTCCGCCTACTTGTTTCCAACCAGATTGTATGTCAGAGCTTCGCTTCACAAATTTCAATTTTTCTTTCCTACCGAAAAATTTTTCCCCTATTCCATTTGTAATAACACCAATGAATGCTGTAATTCCGATGACGAGGGCCGCAACAATTGCAAAATCCATAAAAAAAGCAATCATGTAAAAATTCCCCCTTTCTCTCTTTATCATTTATTGTATGAAAAAAAAGATATAAAAGAAAGAAATATCAGAAAAAAACATAAATGAGCTAGACAGTTCATGATAGATTTGATAAAATAAAAGAGAACAGATGTTCCTTTTTGTAAGTATTACATTTGTAAGTTGTTTTACTAAGAAAATGTAAGAAATCCTGTTTTTTATTCAGATTTATTTATGCTGGAACGGGAAAATATATGTGAAAAAAGCTTTAACAATGCGTGATTCCGATATGTAACAGAGGGGTGAATTCGATAGAAAAATACAGTGTTACCATGTTTCGTATTGGAGTAAAGGAGCATTTGGATTTTCTTGTTAGAAAGGAAATTTACTGTATATTTCTTACTGATTCTATTGTATAATGATTATAGAAGTTACTTATTAAAAGTAATTATTATGTGTTTGAAAAATACTTCTTGAGCTGTTGCTTACACGGAAAGCCATTTTTTATTTTCTTGTAAGACAAGTTATAGTAAGGAATTGCTGAAAGTAGAAATTTAAACTGTAATTAGTACAGAAATTGTACTCTTTAAGGAGAGTGAGTCTTGTATGGTAACATTATATAGTTCTCCAAGCTGTACGTCTTGTAGAAAGGCAAAATTATGGCTAGAGGAAAATCATATTCCCTATACAGAACGTAATATTTTCTCAGATCCATTAACGATTGAGGAAATTAAAGAAATTTTACGTATGACAGAAAGCGGGACGGATGAGATTATTTCAACTCGCTCGAAAGTTTTCCAAGAATTAAATGTTAACTTAGAATCTTTACCACTTCAAGATTTATATAAGATGATTCGTGATTATCCAGGTATTTTACGTCGTCCAATTATGATTGATGAAAAACGCCTGCAAGTAGGGTATAATGAAGACGAAATTCGTCGTTTCTTACCACGTACAGTAAGAACATTTCAATTACGCGAAGCACAACGTCTTGTAAATTAATAATAAAGTTATGTATATGAAAACCTTCTACTTATTATAATGAGTAGAAGGTTTTTGTATAAGAAAATATACCAATTATGTGTTATTCATTCGTGTTACGCGGTTTTACGTGCTGAACAATGATTCCGATAGCGAGAACTGTCAAAACGAAAAGGAACGGAATGCCAGCTGTAAAAGTAGGATTTTGATGAAAGAATGTTGCGAGTCGTGCCTCATGTGTAATCATTTTTCCGGCTGTGTAAGCAAGAATCGCTCCGCCGCAATAAATAAGAAGAGGAAAGCGTTCCATCAATAATAAAATAAGTTTGCTGCCCCAAATAATAATCGGAATAGAAATGAATAGACCGACTATGACGAGAAGAATATTTCCGTGGGCCGCTCCAGCGATGGCAAGAACATTATCAAATCCCATGACAAGATCAGCAAATACAATTGTTCGAACAGCTTGAAAGAGAGTTGTTTTTGCTTGAATAGAAGAAAGATCATTGCTATTATCAGTAAGTAAATTGACGGCAATCAGTGTCAGTAAAATGCCGCCAATCAGTTGCAAGAAGGGAATATCAAGTAAATAGACAGCGAGTATTGTGAGAAAAATTCGTAGTACAATGGCTAAGCTAGTACCTATAAAGATGGCTTTGTTCCGTTTAGATTCAGGTAAGTTCCGGCTAGCTAGTGCGATGACAATCGCGTTATCGCCACCTAATACAACATCAATACCGACAATCATAAGTATAGATGTTAAAAAATCTACCCCCATTGTTTTGCCTCCATTATTCTGTTTTAATGAGTGGTTATGTATGGAATACAAAAGTTTCATAAGTTTGATTTCCATGTTTCGAAATCTCACTAAGAAATGAACTGTAGTATATTGTACGGTGTAATTCGTAAATGTATGTCCAATTTTTTCATAAAGGTCGCGAAGGTTTTTATTAACTAATCGTTAAGGTGCTGTTCTTAGGAATCTCCCGCTTCAAACAGCTCGTAAGAGTGTGAAGTGAGGGGAGTTCAAAGAGCTAGGCGGATAACTGTTTTTGCAAAATAAAATAATTTTATTTCCATTCTGGAGAATCTTATCATAAAATGAAAGTACAAGAATCTATTGATTTGTCATATGAGTGGGGAATCCCTTCATAACAATTCCAAATAGGAAGGGAGAGTTGGATTTTGGATATTGAAAGAATTAATGATCATACGATGAAATTTTTCATTACGTACGTTGATATAGAGGATAGAGGATTTAATCGCGAAGAAATTTGGTATAATCGCGAGCGAAGTGAACAATTATTTTGGGAAATGATGGATGAAGCACGTGATTACGATGACTTCTTTATTGATGGACCATTGTGGATTCAAGTACAAGCGTTAGACAAAGGGATTGAAGTGCTTGTAACGAAAGCACAGCTTTCAAAAGATGGACAAAAATTAGAATTACCGATAGGTCTCGATAAAATTATTGATATTCCTCTAGATGAAAGCATTGAATCGTTATTTCAACAAGAATTAGAGGAAGAAGGAACGGTTACGAATTTTAATGAAGATGGAACACTTGGATTTTTAATTAAGTTTGAAGATTTTGAAGATGTTATTTCATTAAGTCATCGCCTAATTTTTGAAGATATAAAAGACCAACTATATTCATTTGAAAATCGTTATTATGTATATGTTGAATTCGATGAAGTGCTACACGATGAGGAAGAAATTGACCGTATTTTAAGTATTATTTTAGAATATGGAGAGGAATCTACTTTAACGATTCACCGTGTGAGTGAGTATGGGAAAGAGATTATGAGCGAACATGCACTTGAGACAATTCGTAAGCATTTTCCTTCTAAAACGTAGGCCGATTTCAATTATATGAAATCGGCTTTTTATATGATGGGTATAATAGGGAAAGTATACTTTCGCTAGTAGAAAGCTTTTTTAGTAAGGGGGGTAGAAATGAAAAATACATTAAAACTACTTTTCTTTTTTGTAGGATTATTTATAGCGTTTGTTTCGTTACGTATGGTTATTGATGTAGCTTTTTATTCAGATGTAATAGGCATACGAAATATTTCGTTTTTAGGTATTACAAGTATTTTATTTACCATTTCAGCATTTTTAATTGGTTGTGTAATTTTCTTAGAAAATAGACACCCTTCTAAAACATTAACATGGCTCATTGTACTAGGCATTTTCCCTGTCATTGGCTTTTTTGCTTATTTATTATTTGGACAAAATTTTCGAAGAAAGCGCATGTTCCAAAAGAAGGCACTTTTGGATGAACAGGCTTTCTTACAGTACAAGGGACATGAAGATTATAGAGAGCGTATTTTACAAAAACATAAACATCAGGAGCTATTATTTCGTTTAGCTGATCGCCTTGGGGCACTGAATATTTCTTTTCAGACGGAAACAAAGGTGTTAACGAATGGTGAAGAAACGTTTCAAGCCATTTTGCAAGGCTTACAAAAGGCGAAGCATCATATTCATATGGAATACTATATTGTGCGCGATGACAAACTTGGGACAAAGATTAAAGATATTTTAATCCAAAAGGTGAAAGAAGGAGTTGTTGTTCGCTTTTTATATGATGCGGTAGGTAGTTTTAAACTTTCAAATGCCTATATTGAAGAATTGAATAAGGCGGGAGTGGAGATGATCCCGTTCTTCCCAGTCCGTTTTCCCATTTTAAATGATAAAATTAATTATCGAAATCATCGAAAAATCGTGGTGATTGATGGGAATGAAGGGTTTGTAGGGGGACTTAATATTGGCGATGAATATTTAGGAGAAAATAAATATTTTGGATTTTGGCGAGATACGCATTTATATTTACGAGGCGAAGCTGTTCAAAGTTTACAATTGATTTTTTTACAAGATTGGTTTTATATGACAGGCGAAGCTGTACTAGCTCCTGAATATTTACAAGCACAATCTGTAGAAGGAGATCATTGGGGGGGCGTACAGCTTGTAGCAGGAGGGCCAGATAACAAATGGGAAACGATTAAACATCTATATTTTGCGATGATTGCCTCTGCGAGAAAATCGATTTGGATTGCTACACCGTACTTTATTCCCGATGATGATATTTTGTCGGCGCTGAAAGTTGCCGCGCTTGCAGGCATTGATGTGCGTTTATTAATGCCGAGCAAACCGGATAAGCGCACAGTCTTTTATGCATCGAGATCGTATTTCCCGGAGTTATTAGATGCAGGTGTGAAAATATATGAATATGAAAAAGGATTTCTGCATAGTAAAGTTGTAATTGTTGATTCTGACTTGGCTTCCATTGGGACAGCAAATATGGACATGAGAAGTTTTCATTTGAATTTTGAAGTAAATGCCTTTTTATATGATACAGGGAGTATTCGAAAACTTGTACAAGATTTTGAAGAGGACTTACAAGTGTCAAGCGAAATTCATGGTGATCATTTTCATAAACGACGCCTGCATAAACGGATTGTTGAATCAACATATCGCTTACTATCGCCATTATTATAAAAAGGTGTTCTGAAGAGAACATCTTTTTTTTCTTTAAGGTAGACAGGAATGAGGACGTATGTTGCAGAATGTAACGAAATGTAGAAAGGATGTGGCGCTATTGTTTGTGGCGAAGCGAGAAAACGGTGAAACAATCCACCTTCTCTATCATCAAGATAAGAAAAAATTGCTTATATTACGAGAAAAGGAACGTTTTTTTTGTCCAGCTTGCGGAAAAGAAGTACAATTAAAATTAGGGAATCAAAAAGTTTGGCATTTCGCTCATAAAAATATCGAGCAGTGCATAGGCTCAGCAGAACCTGAATCAAATTATCATATGAGGGGGAAAGAACAGTTATATAGATGGATCATATCGCAAAAGTTCTGCGCCGAAATTGAGAAGTATCTCCCGGAAATTCGTCAGAGACCAGATATTTTAATAGAGAGGAATGGGAGAAGACTGGCGATTGAATATCAGTGCACGTCCATTTCGGCAAATCAATTACAAAAGCGAACATATGCGTATCAGAAAGCAGGCATACAAATCATTTGGATATTAGGCGGTAACCAATTGAACAGAAATGCTACGTATTGGACTTCTATATCTTCTTTTCATGCTTTTTGTATTCAATCTTATCCTCAACCATATCTCTTATTTTTTTGCCCCGATAAAAAAATATTCCAAAAGTGTATATTTTTGATCCCATTCTCTACGAATATTCATTTTGCACATATCATTCCTTTTTCTATACGAACAAGTACATTTGAAAATATTTTTCAGCAAATTCCTTTTCCAAAAGGCGTGTTAGAAAGAGTATGGCAAAATAAAAAGAACTACTTTCGCATGCACGCTCTACCCATTTGGAATGGTCATCAGAAAGCATTGCTTCGTATGTTCTATCAACTGAAAATTTCTCCATCTATTTTTCCCTCTGAAATTGGAGTTCCGCTCCCATCTGCTTTTTCATTTCAAACATCGCCCTTTATATGGCAAGCGTTTCTTTGTCTAGACTTTATGGAGAATTTTAAGCGTGGAGACTATTTTTCCTTACATGCTGTATTTTCTTATGTAAGTAACAAGCGTAACTTGAAAAGACGAATCTTACCGTATTTTCCGCAACATGTATGGAAATTAGCTATTATAGAGTATATGGATTTTTTATGTAGCGCTGGAATAATTGAAAAAGTAGATAAGTATAAGTATCGAAAAGTAAAAGGAATTACGATATTAAAAACAGAGAAGGAAATAAAAGAATATGATACGATTTGTCTAGCACATGCCATATCGCTATTTGAAGCAAAGTATAACATGTGAAATAGAAAAAAGGATATAATAAAAGGGTACCCAGAAGGAATTACATAAGAATCATCGAAATTAAGTAAAGAGTTTAGAAGGAGGGTCTATTCATGTCGGAACAAAATGCAGGAAAAGTATTACCAGATCGCAGTGAAATTGAAGAAAAAAATACGTGGCGTTTAGAAGATATCTTTCAAACGGATGAAGCGTGGGAAAAAGAATTTCAAGCCATAAAAGAGCTATTACCGAAGTTAAATGAGTTTAAGGGTAAGCTTGGTGATTCTGCCGAGTCCTTATTAGCAGCATTACAATATGAAGATGAAATTTCTATGCGGTTAGGAAAATTATATACATATGCACATATGCGTTACGATCAAGATACAACCAATTCTACTTATCAAGCACTCAACGATCGTGCGATGAACTTATACTCACAAGTTTCCAGTAGCACAGCATACATCGTGCCTGAAATTTTAAAGATTTCACAAGAACTGTTACAGTCGTTCTTACAGGAAAATAAAGAATTACGCGTGTATGAACATGCATTAGAAGAGATTACACGTCAGCGTCCTCACGTATTATCTGAGGCTGAAGAATCATTGCTGGCAGAAGCGGCTGAAGTCATGAGTTCTTCAAGTAATACATTTGGGATGTTGAATAATGCGGATTTAAAATTTCCATCGATTAAAGATGAGAATGGAGAGGAAGTAGAAGTTACGCATGGTCGCTATATTCAATTTTTAGAGAGTGATGATCGTCGCGTGCGCCATGATGCTTTTCATGCTGTGTATGAAACGTACGGGAAATTTAAAAATACATTTGCGAGTACTTTAAGTGGTGCGGTAAAACGCAATAACTTCAATGCTCGCGTACGCAAATATGATTCTGCACGTCAAGCAGCATTAAGTAACAATCATATTCCGGAAACGGTATATGATCAACTTATCGAAACCGTACACAATCATTTACATTTATTACACCGTTACATTGATATTCGTAAACGTGCATTAAAACTCGATGAATTACATATGTACGACTTATACACTCCTCTTGTACCAGAAGTGAAAATGAATGTGAAATATGAAGAAGCACAAGAGATTTTATTAAAATCGTTACATGTTCTTGGTGACGAATATGTTGACATTTTAAAAGAAGCATATGAAAATCGCTGGGTAGATGTATACGAAAATAAAGGGAAGCGTAGCGGAGCTTATTCATCTGGAGCATATGGAACAAACCCATATATCTTAATGAACTGGCATGATAATGTAAATAACTTATTTACATTAGCGCATGAATTTGGTCATTCTGTGCATAGTTACTATACAAGAAAAACACAACCGCACGTGTATGGAGATTATTCCATCTTTGTGGCTGAAGTTGCTTCTACATGTAATGAAGCGCTTCTTAATGACTATCTGTTAAAAACAACAGAAGATAAAAAAGAGCGTTTATATTTATTAAATCATTATTTAGAAGGATTCCGCGGAACAGTATTCCGTCAAACGATGTTTGCGGAATTTGAACATATCATCCATCAAAAGGTACAAGAAGGTCATGCAGTAACACCAGATATGTTAACTGAAATTTACTATGACTTAAATAAAACATACTTTGGAGATGCCGTAGTAATTGATAAAGAAATTGGATTAGAATGGTCCCGTATCCCGCATTTCTATTACAATTACTACGTATACCAATATGCAACAGGATTTAGTGCAGCGACTGCTTTATCGAAACAGATTTTAGAAGAAGGAAAGCCAGCAGTAGAGCGCTATATTAATGAATTCTTAAAAGCTGGAAGCTCCGATTATCCAATCGAGGTATTGAAAAAAGCAGGGGTAGATATGACATCACCAGAGCCTGTTAAAGAAGCATTACAAGTATTTGAAGAGAAGTTAAATGAGTTAGAAGCTTTATTATTTGAAAAGAAATAATAGTGAATGCAAAAAGGCGAGAGTGAGGACTCTCGCCTTTTTGCATTAGAGACCTTTAAATCGCTTCCTATAATTGAAATAAGAAAGATTTGTGAGAATGACCCCGAATAAAAGGGGGAGAGCAATCATTTTAGGAAAAGCTTCTAATAAAGAAAGAATGTATAAGAAAAAAGAAATGATGATCCCGAAAAAAAGTAGGAAAATATGGATTTTTTTCATAAAAACACCTCCTAAATTACTTTTTCTATAGCTTATTCAGTAATGAAAACGTTTAGAATGTGACAAAAGTGTGAATTTCGACAAAAGTGCTTGTCATCTGACGTCGAATCTTGTAATATAATAGACGTGAACGAATTCACATACAAACATATACCCCTTTGTTTGAACGTGAAAATTTCTCCCATCCCCTTTAATATTTTTATAAGCCGTAAAGAAAAAGACCTGGTGTTTACACCAGGTCTTTTTCTTTTTTAATCCATTTCCAATAACGTACACATCTCATTTCAATCATTTGCACTTTTCTTTTGAGAGATAATTTCTTTAGCTCCCGTTCTATTTCTTGCTGCGAGCATTCATAAATAAAGGAAAGTTCTTTAGAAGATATGAACTGAACCATTTCTAGTAATCGTTCTAGTGGTGGTAATGGCACTGGTTCCATTTCACATTTTACAAGTTCTTTTAAGAGCTGAACATATACATCATAAGAATAAATGCCGGCAATTTTGATGCCTTCTTCATCTGAATTTGCATGAAAAAATACGAGAGAAGGAATCTCGGTAATATGCATTTCATTTGTAAATTTTAAATCGCATTGAAATGCTTTTTTTGCACTAATAGAATGTAAGTCTTTTTGAAATTCTTCTGCATCAATCCCGCTTTGTTTCGCGCATGTTAGCAATACGTTTGCATCAGGCTTTAATACATTTTCAAGAAAAATGTACTCCTGGAGTTTTCGCAAAAACCTCGAACCTGCTTTTCGACCTTGCAACTCCGCTGCCTTAATGGCAAGCGAGGCTAAATATGGTGTAGATGCGGCCTCTTGCATATGAACTTTTCCATCACATGAAAATCCATGCAAGCTCGTTGTTTTTTCCCACACAAATCGAATATTAGCAGGTTTATTCCATTTGTGTGAGGAGGGAGTTGCTCCGTCTACTTTTCCAGTTAATATATGTCGTATCGAAAAGTACCCTCCATATTCAAGACATAGTTTCATGACAATTGACTCGATTTCCCAGCAGTCTTTGCAAAGTGGATCAACAAACAAATAGGCTTCTACAGATTTATGTTCACAAGTGGAAGAAGAAGGCATACGCATATGCTTTGCTTCTTGTTTATCCATCACGCTTCACCTATTTCATCTGGAGTGTTGACCATATGTTGTGCAGTTAATGCTAAACGTTCAAAAACAAACTCTCGAATCGGTCCTTGTATGCCTGTATCGTCCATTGCTTGCTTCATACATGATAACCAGGCCTTCGCTCGCTTTGGTGTAATCTCAAAAGGGAGATGACGCGCTCGTAACATCGGATGCCCGTGTTCTTCTGTATATAAGTTTGGACCGCCTAAATATTGTGTTAAAAATTGTTTCTGTTTTCTCGCCGTTTCTGTTAAATCGTCTGGGAAGATGGGAGACAAGTCAGGGTGTTTGCTAACA
The window above is part of the Bacillus cytotoxicus NVH 391-98 genome. Proteins encoded here:
- the pepF gene encoding oligoendopeptidase F, whose protein sequence is MSEQNAGKVLPDRSEIEEKNTWRLEDIFQTDEAWEKEFQAIKELLPKLNEFKGKLGDSAESLLAALQYEDEISMRLGKLYTYAHMRYDQDTTNSTYQALNDRAMNLYSQVSSSTAYIVPEILKISQELLQSFLQENKELRVYEHALEEITRQRPHVLSEAEESLLAEAAEVMSSSSNTFGMLNNADLKFPSIKDENGEEVEVTHGRYIQFLESDDRRVRHDAFHAVYETYGKFKNTFASTLSGAVKRNNFNARVRKYDSARQAALSNNHIPETVYDQLIETVHNHLHLLHRYIDIRKRALKLDELHMYDLYTPLVPEVKMNVKYEEAQEILLKSLHVLGDEYVDILKEAYENRWVDVYENKGKRSGAYSSGAYGTNPYILMNWHDNVNNLFTLAHEFGHSVHSYYTRKTQPHVYGDYSIFVAEVASTCNEALLNDYLLKTTEDKKERLYLLNHYLEGFRGTVFRQTMFAEFEHIIHQKVQEGHAVTPDMLTEIYYDLNKTYFGDAVVIDKEIGLEWSRIPHFYYNYYVYQYATGFSAATALSKQILEEGKPAVERYINEFLKAGSSDYPIEVLKKAGVDMTSPEPVKEALQVFEEKLNELEALLFEKK
- a CDS encoding ClpXP adapter SpxH family protein, encoding MDKQEAKHMRMPSSSTCEHKSVEAYLFVDPLCKDCWEIESIVMKLCLEYGGYFSIRHILTGKVDGATPSSHKWNKPANIRFVWEKTTSLHGFSCDGKVHMQEAASTPYLASLAIKAAELQGRKAGSRFLRKLQEYIFLENVLKPDANVLLTCAKQSGIDAEEFQKDLHSISAKKAFQCDLKFTNEMHITEIPSLVFFHANSDEEGIKIAGIYSYDVYVQLLKELVKCEMEPVPLPPLERLLEMVQFISSKELSFIYECSQQEIERELKKLSLKRKVQMIEMRCVRYWKWIKKEKDLV
- a CDS encoding globin domain-containing protein — its product is MSKQPMTPFEAIGSEQGIATLVDTFYSYVSKHPDLSPIFPDDLTETARKQKQFLTQYLGGPNLYTEEHGHPMLRARHLPFEITPKRAKAWLSCMKQAMDDTGIQGPIREFVFERLALTAQHMVNTPDEIGEA